CCATTGTATCTACACCTTCATCTTCAAACTCCCGAAATTCATCATCTTCCGAAAATGCTTCAGATGACAAATTATTATCTGAAGAACTTGGAAGAGAAGAAAAATATTCACCCGCAAAATCTTCGGGCACTTTTATTTTGTCACTTGCTAATGGAGATTTTTTCATACTGTGTGTTTTTAAAAGAGTAGGTTAAGTTCGTGCTCATATACTCGAATTATAAAATTAGCAAAAAGAGGATTAAAAAATCCAGAAACAAAAAAAAATTTAAAAATTGTAGTAATTCTCCTACAAAAAAGAATCTTACACCATACCGATAAATTTCAAAAAGCCTGGGAAAAGTTGTTTTGATTAAGAATTATGAGCTTCAAGCTTTGCTTTTTCTGCCAAAGATTCTTTGTATAATTTTTGGGCGCTCCATTTTGCATGGGTTGATGGAATAATTTTGTAACCTCTTTTCAGGGAATAAATTTTGGTAAATTCAGCTCCGAAGAAGATGAGCATGCAGGAATAATTAATCCACATCATAATCAAAATAATGGTTCCGGCTTTTCCAAAAGCGGAAGTGGGTTTAAATTCTGCGAAATACAAACTCAATAGAAATTTTCCTAAAGTAAAAAGAACAGCAGTTAAAATCGCGCCTGTCCAAACCGATTTCCAGGAAATTTGCACATCGGGAAGTACTTTAAACATAAAAGCAAAGACGAGAACGACGATTAAAAATCCGATGACATAATTCACGACTTCCATAAAAATGTAGGTTTCGAGCCCCAATTGAGTGGTGATGAAATTATTAAATAAACTAATTACCGTAGAAAGCAACATCGTAATCATTAATAAAAATCCGATAACCAAGATCATTCCTAGTGAATTCGCACGGTCGAGAAAGAATTTCACCAAAGCTTTTTTTGGTGCTGCTTCTACATCCCAAAGCGAGTTTAACGATTTTTGAAGTTGAAAAAATATTGTTGTTGCACCAAAAACCAGAGAGAAAACGCCCACAATTTTCATGAAAATATTTTGCTTATCGATAAGCGCACTCGCAATCATTTCTTCAATACTTTTTGCGGTTTCTTCACCCATTAAATCATTAATCTGATTGCTGATTTCGCCCTGAATGGCTTCCTGACCAAAGAAATTTCCGGCAATCCAAATGATGATGATCAACAAACCCGGAATTGAAAAAATAGCATAATATGCTAAACTTGCAGAATCCCTAGTTGCGGATGAACTATTCCATTCCGCGAAGGCTTCTTTTAAGGTTTCCCAAAAAAATACTAATTTTTTCATGGTGTTAAATATTGATGTTAGAATGGATAGCCTATCGCAATGTTTAAGATCATGTTGTCTTTTCTCCACGCGCCACTTCCAAAGTCGATCCGGTCAAAAGTCCAGCGATCACCTTCTTCGTAATAAGGAATACGCAAAGGCATGGCCAAATCAAGTCTCAAAATAAGAATTGAAAAGTCCAGTCTTAATCCAACGCCTGCACCAACTGCAATTTCTTTTAGAAAGTCTTTGGAGAATTTTCCTCCCGGTTTATTGTCGTCTTCATTAACCAACCAAACATTTCCGGCATCTGCAAAAACGGCAACATTTAAAAATTTGTAAATGTTCGCGCGGTATTCGGCATTCATTTCTAATTTAATATCTCCGGACTGATCAAAAAAGAACGAAGCTTCTTCTGTTCGTGGATCATAACTGCCAGGTCCTAAAGTTCTCGCCCGAAAGGCACGAATACTGTTGCTTCCACCCACAAAAAACTGTTTTACATAAGGCATAGTCGTGGAGTTTCCATACGGATAACCCATGCCGGCAATAAATCGAGTGGCAATCGTACTTTTATCATTTACTTTTCTGTAGTAGCGGAAATCATGTTCCATTTTTGCATACTGACTGAACGGAATCTTGAAAATTTCTTTTTGATCGCCCGCCTTTGCATCAGCACCACTAACCAAACCGGTAATCGTTCCGGCTAAATCTACACTTCCTTTATAATAGAAGGTATTCTTTTTGGGAAGCATGGTATTGGTATACGTATAACTGTAAGTTGGTCCGAAGATCAGCTGTTTATCTACGACTCTCTGCAGAGATGGATTTGCGGAAATTCCTGCTGCGGTATTTCCGTTGATCTGTTCCAGATATTTTTCAGTTATTTTTTCAGGTGCAACCAGCGTAACATCCAACACTTTTAAATCGTGTTCTTTTCGTTCATTTTCTTTCCAGACATATCCAAAAGACGTATTGAAATTATGAAGCGTATACAATTGCGTTCGGCTCAGATATTCATAACCTAAATTAATATTTGTTCTGGGAACATACGCACTTGAAGAATGAAATCTAAAAGGCGCCACAATTCTTGGAATCGAAAGTTGCGCATTTGCCCCGATTCTGATAATATTGTTGGCATCTTTTGGACCACCGACCTGAACATCTGCAGCTCCATAGATTGCTCCTTTTAACTGTTCGGCACCGCGGAAGAAATTACGGTGCGTCCAGTTTAAATTAACTTCACCACCGGTGTAATTCGCAGAATTTGTTTTTCCTAAAGTTTCTAACCTTAATGATTGAAAAGGTCTCGGTGTTAAAATATAGTAGGCATCAAACTTATGGTTTAGGGAATCTGAAACCACAAATTCATTTTTTACAAATTTAAAAACACCTAAACTAATGAGTCTGTTCAGAGAAAGATTATGGTCTTTTCGATTATAAAGATCCCCGCGTTTAAAGTAGAGGGCACGGTCGAAAATTTTCGGTTTGAATTTATTTTCGGAATCAATGATATAAAGATCATTATAAACCTTCACCGAATCTGTAATATAAGGAATGCCATATTTTCCCTGTTTTACATCAGCTAAATTATAGTCTGCAAAAACAATGGTCTTATCAATCGTATAGGGTTCCTTCGAAATAGGAGGAGTATTGTTCTTCAGTTTTACAAACAGCTCTACTTTCGGCTCTTTCATTACGGTGCTGTCTGCCTGAACAATAATATTATCCGGACTGAAATAATAAAAGCCCCGATTTTTCAAGTGATCATCAATGCGCTCCCGCTCGGCTTTGATCACATCTAGATCAAAAGGATTTCCTGCCTTTAAAAATGATTTGTCCTTGATGGACTGAATTTCAGAATTGATAACGGTAGAATCTACAGGGAAATTCACCTGACTGATGAGGTATCTCGCGCCGGGTTTTACAGTGTAAAGAACCTGCGCTTTTTTGTTTTTCGCAATGGTGTCAGATGAAACTTTAGCGTTGAAGAAGCCTTTGTTTTCTGAGTAATTAACAATGATTTTTTTGTTGAATTCCCGATCAACATCGCCCAGTAAAACTGGTTTTTCCCCGATCTTGTATTTTAGCCAATACCCAATTCCTTTTTGCTTTTTTGGTTCTTTGGTGATATTATACACGTACAATCTTGGTCGCAATCCCAAGAAAGATGAATTGGGTTTCGGACGCAGCTGCTCCTGCAACGCATCTTTTAAGTTTGATTTTTCTTTTTTAGAAAGCGTATCATTTTTAACTGTGATTTTAGCACCGGTGTACAACATTTGGCCTTCCTGTAAAAATTTCGTGTTGCTGCACGAGGAGATCATCAACATGAAGGAAAATGCTGCAAATGTTTTATAATGGCCTGTATTCAATTTCTGCATTATTTTGAAGACGTATTTTGTGTTTTCTGTTCTCTGTTTTTCTTTGATCTTTCGAAGATCTCCCGGAATTTATCATAGTCTAATGTGATGATAAAGCCCAGTCCGGTTTCAATAATCTGTCCTTGCAATGCCACCTGATAATCGTTTTTACGATAGGCGCGCAACATGTATCTGCCGTCTTTAGATAAACTGTAATCCAAAGTAATATCGCCCGCGATATTCGTCATCTCCTCATTTTGTCTGGCGTCACCTTCCAAAGCAAAGTTATTTCCGACGGTCACTTTTAAACGGTCATCGAAAAGTCTTTTACTCAAGCCAACATTCAGATCGGTTCTTTCATTTTTATTTCCGGTGGAATAATCTTCTGTAGATTCCAGATCGAAATTCAATTCTACACCGCCGATTAAATCTTTCGCCAGATTGTTCAGCTGTTCCGATAAAATACGACTCACACTTTGTTTCGCTAACGTTGAAGCGGATAAACCGGTTTCACTCTGGAAAGGATTTTCCCCAATAAATCGGTTCAGTAAGAGCAAAGCAAAAACCTGCTTGTTCATTTCAGATTCTTCACGACGCAGTTGTTCCAGTTTCGCGGTTGTATTATCAATAACTTCCGAAGACACCGAATTGTTTTCTTTGGAGGTGGTAATATCAAAAGTAATGACCGGTTTCAACAATTCACCTTTCATTATTAGTAAGGTATTGAATGGAATTCGCTGTTTGTATTGGTTCAATTGACTTCCTGTGACTCCGGTCAG
This DNA window, taken from Kaistella carnis, encodes the following:
- a CDS encoding YihY/virulence factor BrkB family protein, whose translation is MKKLVFFWETLKEAFAEWNSSSATRDSASLAYYAIFSIPGLLIIIIWIAGNFFGQEAIQGEISNQINDLMGEETAKSIEEMIASALIDKQNIFMKIVGVFSLVFGATTIFFQLQKSLNSLWDVEAAPKKALVKFFLDRANSLGMILVIGFLLMITMLLSTVISLFNNFITTQLGLETYIFMEVVNYVIGFLIVVLVFAFMFKVLPDVQISWKSVWTGAILTAVLFTLGKFLLSLYFAEFKPTSAFGKAGTIILIMMWINYSCMLIFFGAEFTKIYSLKRGYKIIPSTHAKWSAQKLYKESLAEKAKLEAHNS
- the tamL gene encoding translocation and assembly module lipoprotein TamL; its protein translation is MQKLNTGHYKTFAAFSFMLMISSCSNTKFLQEGQMLYTGAKITVKNDTLSKKEKSNLKDALQEQLRPKPNSSFLGLRPRLYVYNITKEPKKQKGIGYWLKYKIGEKPVLLGDVDREFNKKIIVNYSENKGFFNAKVSSDTIAKNKKAQVLYTVKPGARYLISQVNFPVDSTVINSEIQSIKDKSFLKAGNPFDLDVIKAERERIDDHLKNRGFYYFSPDNIIVQADSTVMKEPKVELFVKLKNNTPPISKEPYTIDKTIVFADYNLADVKQGKYGIPYITDSVKVYNDLYIIDSENKFKPKIFDRALYFKRGDLYNRKDHNLSLNRLISLGVFKFVKNEFVVSDSLNHKFDAYYILTPRPFQSLRLETLGKTNSANYTGGEVNLNWTHRNFFRGAEQLKGAIYGAADVQVGGPKDANNIIRIGANAQLSIPRIVAPFRFHSSSAYVPRTNINLGYEYLSRTQLYTLHNFNTSFGYVWKENERKEHDLKVLDVTLVAPEKITEKYLEQINGNTAAGISANPSLQRVVDKQLIFGPTYSYTYTNTMLPKKNTFYYKGSVDLAGTITGLVSGADAKAGDQKEIFKIPFSQYAKMEHDFRYYRKVNDKSTIATRFIAGMGYPYGNSTTMPYVKQFFVGGSNSIRAFRARTLGPGSYDPRTEEASFFFDQSGDIKLEMNAEYRANIYKFLNVAVFADAGNVWLVNEDDNKPGGKFSKDFLKEIAVGAGVGLRLDFSILILRLDLAMPLRIPYYEEGDRWTFDRIDFGSGAWRKDNMILNIAIGYPF